In Citrus sinensis cultivar Valencia sweet orange chromosome 3, DVS_A1.0, whole genome shotgun sequence, the sequence TAGCTGAAATGCTGAATAAAGAACACAGGGTTCTTGAAAGTGATGCATATGCTACAGTTGAGTTCTTTAGGACTAATGGTTTTAGTGACAGCCAGATTAAAAGTATCACCGTGAAACGTCCTAAATTCTATGTGTACAATCTCAAAAAATGTATGAAGCCAAAGTTGGAATTTTTCAAGTCCCTGGGCTTTGCAGAGCTTCAAATGGCAAAATTTTTGTCTTCACAGCCATATATTTTAGAGAGGAGTCTGGAAAATCACATCATTCCTTGTATTGAGATCCTTAGGCGTGTTCTTGACACTGATGAGAATGTCCTAAAAGCAATAAGGGCTGGCTGTCTCGTACTTGAATACGATATTGAAAAAGTGCTTGAGCCTAACATAGCAATCTTGGTAAATCATGGTGTACCAAAATCATTAGTTGTGAAATTGATGTTAATTCAACCAAGGACACTGCTTCAAAGTACTGCTCGTCTTAATAAGATCATTGACGAAGTTAAGAAATTGGGTTTTGACCCAACTAATCTGCTATTTGTATTAGCCATCCGTTCTATGGCTGTAATGAGTAAAGCACTTTGGGAGAAAAAGTTGGAAGCTTATATGAATTTTGGTTTGACTAAGGATGAAGTTTATTCAGCATTTAGAAGGCAACCTATGTTTATGATCGTATCTGAGCAGAAGATAAGCAAGTTGATGGATTGCTATGTGAACAAATTGAGCATGGAGCCTTTAATTATTTCCAAGCACCCATATCTCTTACTTTTTAGCTTGGAGAAGAGGATTTTGCCAAGGTGCTCTGTTCTGCAACTTTTGATGTCAAACAAGGTGATAACGGAAGATTTTAGCCTTACATATATGTTCAAAATGACTGAAAAACAGTTTATAGAAAGGATTGTGAAAAAATATGAGCATAAGGTTCCTAAAGTTGTTAAGGCACACCAAGGCAAGATAAAATTTCAAGGATTTCTCAAATGACCAAGGTAAATCACTTTTGAGTTCAGTTTTAGGTCGTTAAATATAGGTTACCAGGACAACTtgctttttgttcattttcttgtGTCACCAGAAAGCAAATAATGAATGGTCACTAAAAGGATTCAGCGACTTTTATCTGCATTATACATCATGCTTAGCCTGCATTGTATTCATTATGTTTAATGAAAACAAATCTAAAACTGAAAAATGTATGCCTTACTTGAATTTGAGAATAACCTGATGaatcaataaaatcttttGCCTATTTCTCTTTCCATGTGCCACTGCATTTGAGGAAGTTCAGCCATGAGGCTCTTCAGATTTGATTCAACACTCTTGCagcattttgttgtttttactCAAGTTGTTGTTATagtgattttgtttttgtttattttgcaAATATGTTGATCTTCTTGAATAGCGCTAGATGAACACACAGTTAAGTTTCGAGTTTGTTTCTTCTCTCTTAAAtccttgttttttcttttttgcccaGGAGAATTAGgttgccttttttttattccctTTCCCAAGTGAAGCTGAAGGTTTCTCTTCAGAATTTCACCTCTGCACGGTTTCTCTtgaattatttcttttgattggtaaatcaattcaaaaatccTAAGAGGATAACTCTACTCTCAGGGAAATGGCTTGTTAATTGTGGGTTCAACTGGAAGTCATCAGCCAGTTGGGTCATTTCTGTGCGTTGCCTAAGAATGTGCATGAGAACTTCAAACATCTGTACACTGGTTCATCAGGGTGGCTGTACATCAAGGTGCAATAGCACTATCAACCAACTCAGCGGCAGATGAGCTTCCTTCTTACCTTGGCCACCGTCTCTTCTCTTGTTGCTTGTGGGAACCATCATCCTGATGCTCCTAATCTactctgtaatttttttttttcctttaatctTTTGATCTTTCATGGGTGAGAAACAGAAATTGTATTGATGAGAGAGTAAGTGCAAGAAGTAATGCAAAATTACAGCGAATTGTAGATGACAAATTTTATGAGAATAAGAGTTTCTATTAATACAGTAGGTAATAAACCCCAAAGGAAAAAGTTGGGGGTgcggaggaaaaaaaaaaaaaaaaggcaaagcGAACAATGGGTGATATGAGTGAGAGAAAGAGCAAGTTATTGGcataataaagaaagtttTTAAACCGGTGAATGGTGTTAGCAGTCTTCCAGGGGGAGTTTTCAAGTTATTGATGCCATGGTGTGCAAAAGGGAAAAATACAAAAGGAGAGAGAATTGTTAAGGATAtgtttgggatttattttgaGTCAGTGTACTGAGttatagtttatattttttatttaacgaGTGAGTGTCTATAATATTAGAGcactcaaaatatattttttaaagtgcaAAATTACCCtaccttttgcccatttgtacaAAATAGGCCCCTGACCCTTGTTAAATCTTTTAACCTCTtttaaacctttacaacaccccatttgaaattttttcccccttaaAATACCACcagttaaatatataaaataaatactcaATATACTTAAATTAACCATCttccaataaaaattttctaacaaaatatattttgaaaattttcatttataaaatacgtACAAACtctaaaatcttaatttattttcttctttatataCTTCATGTCTCCATAAATTTAAActcttataattttctcaaaataaacaaagaaattattgattaaattaaaatataaatataaattatgaaatggaGTAGGTGTAAAAGAGTTGTtaaaagaagaatatattttaagtgttttattaaattttcattcaataaataagaaatgaataaatttgtcTTTTGTTAATTATAGGCATAACTGACGGTCATCGTCAGTTAGCCACTCGGTGCTTCTATATTTCCTTCAGCCAATGGCTGTATTTTTGTAACATTTTGCCATTTTGGTGATGGCTGTATTCATTGAGTCGGCCACAATTGTCTTTCGAAATACACACACCAATTAGCCCCACCTTACGTACCTATCGATTTGCATGTCCTTTCTTATTAGAACAAAATTGAATTGGAATTGTTGATTTAAAAAACGACTTCAATCCAAAATTCTGTCCCACAGTACTACTGTCAGGATTTGGGCTTAGggatgataaataaatatccaGTAGGTTATGAAAGTTATTGATTCATGTGCAAATATGTAATTATCCATATCtatagataatttttaaagtattcATGCCTTTGATCCATAATATCTTGGATGGGGATATCCAACTTGGATTGATTAGATCGTCATCCCCAAATTGGGCTAGATTGCTTGAACAACCCAACCAAAAATACTTTGGCTATATACGGCGGGCCAATCATAAAGCTTTCACGCAGATGTAAATGTTTTATGATGCATCAGTTTTTCATTTCCGGCAATTCTCCGAGAAAATATATACCTCAAAAAATTGCGTTACAGTTACGGGTGGGCATAGGTCAGGTTAGGAGGATTGAAAAAATTCTAACCCAATCGAACCCGCAGAACCACATATTGGGTTGGGTTTTGGACAAAGGTTCGTCTTCGTagtctaatttaaaattgtttaaaattaaaaaaaattataaaaataaattaattaattagaaaaaactaaaaacacacacacacacacacaaatatgaacatcatataaaaaatatacaacatTTTAGAGtctaacaatcaaattattagttCACAATTAATGaagacaaaaacaaataataaattcaaagtcttatttaacacaaaacaCTAAAGTCTAAACAATAGCAATCAGTAGGAGTTTGATAAAGATTAGTCTAGATTAATGGTATCAAATTCCGATGCCAACAATGACTCTACAAAgcaatcaaaatgaaaatattaggTATATATGTTATaacaaatacatatatttatctaacctaattaatttactaaatttcatatattCTCTTCTCCATAATGAAGCTAATTTTGCCCACATTTCAAGCTCTCCaccatttttggactcaaaGCAGCTCAAAATGGATCAGAGAATACGCCCTACTGCAGTTAATGCAGACTCATAAGCAACTATAGATATTGGGAATGTCTTTGACAACATAAAACAAGATTTTATACTTCCTACCATTTAGCTTCCACTAATTcaataaatcaaatgaatcatcaaaaaAAGTTTCACGGTCATCTAATGAATATTTATCCACTTCATTTTTAAACTCAACACCATCCTAGCACCATCCTCCtccaatttcttctttttccattttaaaaGCTTTACTACCTTAGCTAATCTATAATCGATATTGTcacttctttttctccaactCTGGTgacaaaatgaaaacaatagAGGATTGGCTTTGGCTATTACTATCACTTCTAGCATCATTATTTATGTAAAATCATACAATGATGACAATAAATCCTTAATCATTTTTACTAATTCACACATGactttttcatcatacaacccttcaaaacaaaatttcacaaaagTCAATTTGCAACATGGATCAAgcacaacaacaataattaacgACTTATTTAGTGTTTCAAGGGAACCCCAATATTTACTATACTTCTCTTTTATCTTCTTGGCCATTGCACTCGCATGAGAATCTTCACTTAGTATCAATTCTTTTAACTTTGactcaataaaaatataaaatgcatctcatgaaaatataaatgtgaTGTAACAGGCAAAGAAGCACTCaacttttttgttattttataaaaattctccaaaaaattattcaacacACTTGCATTCGCCCAATCTCAGAGTTCAAGTGGCCTAATCCTTTCTTTCCACcctttttctcttcaaaataagatttataaaatccATCATCATTCTCCAATCATTCAAAAGCATTCAAGAGCACTCTTTTATATCGAATAGGTGGAATTCCACTAAGTAGGCACATCCATCACAACAAAATATGTATAGAATCAAGTTTTTCATGCTCAAcatattttctaaatcttattaatttagaaggtgatgatattaaatatttcttagcATAATGAATGTTAGAATCAGAGTTATTCATCTCTTTTAACCCCTTTAGTCacaatcaattttataatgtGTGCACAACATCTAACATGAAGACAATCATCATTGAACACAAGCCTATCCCAATTACTCAAcctctttttaaaataaaaatagtcaaatcatttgaatttgCATTTTCgacaatatttataaacacCCTATCAATACCCAATTCAAGCAAGCAAGattcaatcaatttttcaattttatcccCTTATGATTACCGATCTGGCAAAAGTTTTATAATCATTTTATGAAGTTGCCActtatcattaataaaatggGTTGTAATAACCATGtagttcaaattttatatattaaagtCCAACAATCAGTTGTTATACAAAATtctaattctatatatattagaGGCAAACACAATTTTCAAGTACAATTAATACACATATCTAGTAGCAATTCTCCTAAAAAAAGTATCAAGTTTTGTGTACAAACTTTGCTCGTTAGTTTTGAAACTCTTCTTTCTCAACAAAACTAAGAGACAATTCATCAATCATTATCATCTCAATGCATGCTTTTTTAAGTTCCTCTTTCCTACAAGACAAAGCCACAAGACTTCCGCTACCACCAATTATATTATCCACCGACactaaggttttttttttttgtttttggttttttcaAATCAACTTTTCTGTTAGCATAGATTGTGCGCACTAGCAAGTGATTCCATAAAGTATGAGTCTCGATAAGTCTAGAATGATACGCATATACTTTAAAATAGTACTTACACTTACATTTAGTATCATTCTCGAATTTTGTGTAACATTGCCATAGTTCTGAAACTTTCCCACCTTTTCTCTTGCCAATGTGTGTACTTGTAGTACTATCAATTATTTTGAGCAGTAGAAGGTGCATAGGTATCCCCTTCTCCAGCATTACTAGACGGATTTGCTTACGTCTACAAGGAAAAAGTTTCAGAACATATGAAAGTTGTcattatcttattaataattaataaacaaagatgatgacgatgataaattattattattattattattatgccaATTTGATTGAGCTTGACACCTTAACAACCAAATATTGACCAATTggtttcataaaaaaatattatagagCATCGAATAATTGTATCTGAATAGATTGGGCTTGACCTATTGACAACCAAAATTGACTAATctgtttcaaaataataatataaaattagaaacaaGCAAGAGCCTGTGTGGGCGGGCTGCCATTCAGGAAGGAGTACGAGTTCTGATGTTGTGCAATGTCCTGTGTACGAGCGGCTGTGTTTTGAGCTTAAGGAATTTGTGTCTACTTCTATAATTGAGGAGGTTGCGGCTGTTGCAGCTCTTGTGACATTgctttattattgttttacttttatatttatatttttgttttatatttttaatctttatataatatatcaaaattgCTATTTCTTTTAGCCATTCGTTCTATGGCAGTAATGGGTAAAGAACTTTGGGAATAGAAGTTGGAAGTTTATATGAGTTTTGGTTTGACAAAGGATGGTGTTTGTTCTGCATTTAAAAGCAACCTATCCGTATGCCTGTTTCTGTGGAGAAAATAAGAAAGTTGATGGGTTTCTTATTAACGAATTGAGCATGAAGCCTTCTTTTATTTGCAAGGATCCAAATCTGCTAATGTTAAGCTCGGAGAAGATTGTTGAACTAAGGTGTCTAGTTTTGcaacttttgattttgaagaatttgataaaaggaGATGTAAGCCTTGTTAACATGttcagaattaattaaaagatgtTCTTGGAGAAGTTTGTGGAGAAGTATCGCCACAAACTTCCTGAAGTTGTTGAGGCATACCAAGGGAAGTTGAGATTTCAAGGATTTTCGTTCGAGTTGAAAATGTGGGTGGTTGTTCTTATATGGGCAAATGATCTAGGTAGAGCCATCTGATTTCGAGTTCAAATTTAGTTTATTGGAGTGACAATGGAGGTTACTGGATCAAATGTCACCAGCTTGCAGCAGGAAATAGTTTCTAGGGATCTGCAACTACTTTCATCtgcaaaataaatcataaataacTTAAGACTGAATTAATTTTAGCTTCCATAACCATGAATTCCCAAACGGAGACTATACAGGCTTATTTGATGATGGGATGGTGCAACAAATTGGTTCAGAACTATGCTTTCATATCTGGAGAGACCACTGTGGAACTGACATAATCTAGGAGTCATGAAGTTCTTTgcctagttatttttaaatatttcatgATATCTGAGGAATTTCAAGTGTGAGGTCTTCagatgttatttaaattttgaacaatGCTTACTCagcaaattttgttatttcctGAAGGCTGTTCAATGAAATGATTCGATATTGTTCATTTAAAGTACCCGTTTATGTCCTGGGAAAGCACTTGATGAATGAATAGACATATGTTTtgagttcattttttttctccgtTTCTTTTCCCTGTTAAATGTTTTACATTTCTAGCATTGGagaattttaaacttaaaacttTATTCAGTATGAGTCTTAAAGATAAGTGCTCAGTATTTCAGTGTAATGTTAAGAAATGTGGACTCAAATACTGGAAGATATAATCTTGGACTTGGATGGGGGGCTACAATGATACCGGTCTTGATTGATTTCAGTAGATTGTTTGATCTACTGAATAATCTAGTTGTATGAAATACTTTAAATATATCATGGCTTTGTTAATTCAGCTTGTAAATTATGCCCTTGCCTTGATTGTCTCCACCATCTCCTCTCCTGTCGCTCACTAGGTTACTTCCTGCCCAATCCGAACCATTATTTGATGCTGCCAACCAAGTTATTGTTTGTGAAGAGATATCTGTATTTTAAGCACTTACATTTTGTGCAATGCTACATTGTGAATAGGGGCAATAATTGTCACGTTCTACTTGTTTCAGTTGCGGTGATAATTGCACAACAAATGGATATTGATGGGGAAATTTTTGGATTATGTCTTGGTTTCCATTCGGAGAAGATTCCTTTGGTTCTCCTGGCAATGTGAAAAGAATCAGATTTGAAATGGGACCATGTTTGGGttcttttatatatgtgttctagtgaattttattacttggTGATCTTCACAGTACGTTTAATCCAAATCTGTATGTTCTTAATCATTTGCATCAATAATGTACTGTTTTCCGGGAAACTCTCGTTGTTTCTTGGTCATCGAGACATCGAGACATCGACTCCAGACCAAACCCATCTGTATGAATTCTGCTGGAAAATTTAATATCCCCAAGAAATGGGAacatgttttatatatttctctTAGGCTGTCTTTGTGTTTTAAACCCTGTAAGTTTCTGCAACTTGAGACAAGtgaatatatacatatatcatCATTGCTATGAGCGGTGCAATTATTCAAGGGTGAGGGCCCTGGGGTCCCCTGATAGATCTCTCTCTGACAATGGATTACAATGCTGAATTtcatctctttattttttaatgtttatttgAGAAAAGCCAAGGTATATTGTCATCCTTCAATTATCATGTGGTTATAATGTCTCTACTGATTGAATTATTTGATGAAGGGCTGCCCTGGTACTAAAGATGAAAGCATTGCCATTGTAGGCCCCTGCTTTGTGTACAAGAGAGTGCGATCTGTTGGAGCCATTTTGTTATTGAGTCATGACAGCTGGCGTATCAGTGAACTCTCAATTGTTAAAAGCTTCTCAattctcattcctcatttattatatattgaatGCTCATTATTATAAGTAACCTAACTTTGGTTCtgtagttaaaaaaaattgcccTGAATTTAGGGTTGCACATTAAAGAAGTTGGGGTTTTTAAACAATATGAGATTGATATTTAACAGAGACTAATGTCTCAAGTGCATTGACTGCTGCACTTAAACAGCTTGAGCTCTTGGCCAACCTAATTACTTCCTTTATGTGTGGGGCGCTTACTTTCTCATCTCCAGTTACTATCAACTTTCTCCAAAGCTCTGCAAAAGAGAGTGAATGAAATGCAAAGcttacttttttctttgtctaACAAAAATCCATATTGAAGACAGAAATGAATGGATAAAACTCACTTTTGTGCGAGATTTTGATGACGTCGAATAATTAAACTGTTAAATGGTGCATAAACTAGTTCGTTATATAATTGCAGATATTGTCGAGTTGCCAAACAGTAACCCTTATCCTTCTACATCAAGAATGTAATGTTTTTCAAGATTTTACAGAGTGGTCAGAGAGGATCttcataattaaatatctGCAATTTCCTATGCTGCCCCAAACAGAAATGTATGGGCAAAATGCAACTTGCCAATTTCAAATTGGAGACAGCCTGTCCTGTTACAAGTAACCACTAACCACCAGTTCCAGAAACCTGCACTATTAGTTTTCTAGCCACCCTTCAATTGGTTATATGTAATTACATTAAAAGTGGGGAATATGTTACATGAACAAAAGGGTACTTTCAAAAATTAGGAAGAaaatacattttgtcaaaaattaggaaaaaaaatacattttgtATGAAAGTGATGGCAATTCTGATGCTATGTCAAGGAGCTGAAGACCTATAGCTTAGACGGTTATGAGTTTCAGAATCAGAACCATCCATAGGGCTTGCTATATAGAAAATAGCTGACAAAAGCCTTAAAGAGGTCAAATACATTGGACTACCATAAAGTTTATGGACAGCTAAAACTTTCTGAAGAGGTATTTACTAATTGCTAGTAGGCATTGTAAAATGACAGATTCGTTTGCCCCTTTGCTGATCACAATGCGCATCCAAGCCAAATTTCCACTCCATTTATTTTGGAAAGAGCTCACAATCTTTAACGGAGCCACCATGTAGAAGCACTAAATGCATTAACTTCAGCTACCCCGCCTAGAAATTCCTAAGAttttcagtaaaaaaaaactagtccttttttatttttattgctgGCCATTACTCTCTGGTAAGACTTCAGAacttaaatgaataaaataataataataataataatgatactTTCATAAAGCATGTACAATACAATGAAACT encodes:
- the LOC102611574 gene encoding transcription termination factor MTERF5, chloroplastic-like, producing MIRLIRPELLNVKPIASPLGYGNSFSAFSHRPVTELDKITCTQPLTVSDLQKSCGFSLESAVSASEKLRVDTTDKIDSVLKLLRTHGLTRSQINNFVTKRPSGDLGDTLEPNLKLFKSLGITGANLAEMLNKEHRVLESDAYATVEFFRTNGFSDSQIKSITVKRPKFYVYNLKKCMKPKLEFFKSLGFAELQMAKFLSSQPYILERSLENHIIPCIEILRRVLDTDENVLKAIRAGCLVLEYDIEKVLEPNIAILVNHGVPKSLVVKLMLIQPRTLLQSTARLNKIIDEVKKLGFDPTNLLFVLAIRSMAVMSKALWEKKLEAYMNFGLTKDEVYSAFRRQPMFMIVSEQKISKLMDCYVNKLSMEPLIISKHPYLLLFSLEKRILPRCSVLQLLMSNKVITEDFSLTYMFKMTEKQFIERIVKKYEHKVPKVVKAHQGKIKFQGFLK